In Chloroflexota bacterium, the genomic stretch CAGCTTTCGGCTGGGCGCCGAATTGCTCGGCATCAAGCTGATAGAGACGCCGGTGGACGAGCGAATGGCGCCCGACATGGATGCGGTCAAGCGCGCCATCACGCCCAACACCGTCGGATTGATCTGCTCCGCGCCCGAGGGGAACTTCGGTCAGCTCGATCCAATCCCCGAGTTCGCCAGGCTGGCCCTGGAGCACGACCTGTATCTGCACGTCGACGGGGCGTTCGGCGGCTTCATCCTGCCGTTCATGCGCGAGCTTGGTCATGACCTCTGCGACTTCGATCTCAGCGTGCCGGGCGTCAGCTCATTCATGACCGACGGCCACAAGCTGGGCCAGTTGCCCGTGGCGACCGGATTCTTTCTGATCAGCGACGCGAGCCTGCTGGAGGCGGTGCCGCTGGATTGGACGTTCATCCACACCCTCACCGCCACCAAGCCCGGCGACCACGCCGCGACGGCCTGGGCCGTGATGCGGCACCTGGGACGCGCCGGCTACCGCGCCGCCACCGCGCGGCTGCTGGAGTCGGTGCGCATCGTGGTCGAGGGCATCGAGGCCATCGACGAGCTGCGGCTGATGGTGAAGCCGTTGATTAGCGTGATCAACTTCACCTCGGACACGGTGGACATGGAGCAGGTCTTCAACGAGCTCTCACGGCGCGGCTGGGGCAGCACCTTCGGCCACATGAACGGCCACGCCCGCATCCGCCTGTCGCTCCACCCCTACCGAGACGCCGACCACGCCCACGGGTTCGTACAGGCGCTGGGAGAGTCGGTCCAAGCCGCCCGGTAGAAGGGTCCTCGCCCACATACACTCGTAGTCCCCGCGGCGCGAAACCTCTGCGTGCACGCAGGGGCGGTTCGCGAACCGCCCCTACTCGGACGATTCGTCACGGGCTGACCTAGCTCCGGTTGTCCACTCGTTAGTCACAGACCTCGCCTGGTGAGTAGTCGTATATTTCGGCTACCGAATAGTCATCGATTTCGACTAGCGAGTAGTAACAGACCTCGACTGGCGAAGACCGACCTCTAAACCAATCGATCGCCCTCTGTAGCGCGGAGCCGGCGGCGTCCTGGAAGTTCTCGAACAGCGTCGCCGATCTTGCCCAGACTTGCTTGGAAATCTCCTTCGACGTGTCCCAGGCGCCCAGCAGCGGATCGAAGCCAGCGTCCTTCCAACTCTTGGCCGCGGTGTAGAACTGGTAGCCCAGAAAGGCAAAGCCAACAAAGGCCAATGGCAATACAAATGGGCTAATAACCGCCGTCAGCGCGGGGAAGATCATCACCAAACCGGCAATGATTCCGGTGATGCCGATCCCAACGGCAGTCCCCACGCCTAACTCCTTCCATACCAGGTCAAAAAGCTCGCTTTGATCAATTTCGCCCTCTTGATACGACAGTCCGTGCTCCATGACGGCGAATACCCCGGCCGTAACAGGCCCAACCAGAGCCCCGGCCACCGTTACTCTCGCTGTCTGCCTGATGGCATCCTTCACGGCTTGCGTCCGCAGTGCCATTCGTGCCGCTTCAATCTCAGTGGCAGTCATTGGCTTCGCGCCTCTGGATCGATTCAGCACCGAGTCCTCGAAGATGCCCTCACTGGCGCTGTCGCCGCCGCCGAGGATGCGGGGAATGAAGTGGCTCCAGTCCCGGCTGCTGTGAAATCGCCGCAACGCTTCCGGCCCGCCCATGCGGATTTGACGCGGAATCGTCTCCCAAATCGCCTGCGCGCCAGCCCGATCACGGTATGCGGCTCCTGCTCGACGGTAGTAGTCGGCCAAGTCCCGTGGCACGGAAATGAACTCGAGGTTCGCGCGCCAAACGTTGACAAACAACCCCGCGACCCAGAACGGTAAGGCGCCAGTGCGGACGTATTGCTGCACCTCCGGGTCTTTGGCGGCCTCCGTCAGGCCGTCGATGACGATTAGGTCCGACTCTTCGCTGACGGGGTCGGGCTCTTGGGCAAGAGCAGGGCGATCAAGAGCAACGTCTAGCCCGCCGGCCGCGAGGCTCGCAACTGAGAGCTGCAGGAAGCGTCTGCGGTTTAGCTCTGCGCGCTCGACAGCTTTGGACACCATTGGCTCAGGCCCACGGATCGAGGGCGACTTTGATCACTCCGTCGGCGGGCATGGCTGAGCGGACGAGCTCGATGCCCTGCGCGGCCTGGGCCAATGGCAGGCGGTGGGTGAGCATGCGGTCGAGCGGATAGCGCCCCGATTCGGCCAACTGGACGGCCGCGCGGACGGTCTGGGTCTCGTGACTGTTGACGCCGAGTACGCGGACCTCGCGGGCTACCAGCCGGTCCCAGGGCAGCTCGACCGGCGCGCCGCCTTTCGACCCGGCCATAACGAACGTGCCGAGTGGCCGCACCACCGAGGCCGCTTGGCCGGCCGCATGAGGACTGGCGGTTACGTCAATCGCGACGTCCACCAGGCGGCCTTCGGTGAGCGCCGCGATCTCGGCGAAGGTCGAATCGGAGGCAATCAGCGTGTCGGTGGCGCCAAACTCGCAGGCAAGCTCGAGCCGGGCGCGGTCCCGCAACAAGCCCACCACGATGATCTGCCCGGCGCCAGCCGCGTGGGCCGCGATGGTGCAGGCCAGCCCCTGCGGTCCAGGTCCAAAGACGACGACCGTGTCGCCGATGCCGGCATTCCCCAGCGTTTGCACCCAGCGGATGCCGTTGGCGAGCACCGCGCCGATCACGACGCCGACTTCGGGCGTGATCCGCTCAGAGACGCGATGCACGCGGGCGCGCGGCGGCAGGTAGAGGAACTGGCCGTAGGCGCCCCAGAGGTGGGGCGGCTCGGCGGCGGAGACGCGACCGCCGTAGCCCTGCTCGTCGGCACACATCTGGTAGGAGCCGCGGCGGCACCACTCGCAGCGGCCGCAACCGAAGCTGGCCTCGACGATGACGCGGTCGCCGACGGCTGCCTGCCAGCGTTTGGCGGCGTCCGCGCCCACCCGTTCGATGCGGCCCACGATCTCGTGGCCCAGCAGGGCGGGGACGTTGCGGATGACGGCGGAGTGGCCGTCCCAGTGGTGGATGTCGCTGCCGCAGATGCCAGCAAGCTCGACGCGCAGCAGGCCGTCGTCGTCGCCGGTTTCGGGGAGTGGGAAGTCGCGCGGCTCGATGCGGTGCGGGGCCACGAGCACGGCGCCGCGGCTGACGGTCACGTTGACTCGCCGGACTGGATTCCGGCCTCCGCCGGAAAGACGGAGGGGGCGGCCGTTCGCCCGCCTTTCACGGGCGGCTTGCCAGGCAGCCGATGATGGTGTCCATGTGGACCACGAACTCCGCCGTCAGCTCGATGGCCTCGCCCAGCGTGGCTTGAGGATCCCAGGACCACGAGCCGTCCGGCTGTTGCGTCTCGACGAACCAGTCGCCCACGCGCACCGTCCAGTCGCGGTATTCGGCGTCTCCCGTGAGCTGATAGAGCAGCGCCGAGCCCCAGCCGCTCTTGCAGACCTGGGCATAGTCAAACTGGCGCGGCGTGCATTGCATCGAGAACGCCATGTAGTCCCGCGCGAGCGACAGATAGCCCGGTTGCGGGTCGACCATGTGCAGCCGGCAGAGGAAGGCTGCGGCAATGCCGCCCACCGTCCAGCGTTGCTTGCGGGCGGCTTGGGCCTCAACGGTGAACCACGACTCCTCGCCTGCCTCGGCGATGACCAGCGCCTGACGCTCCCGTGACCAGGCATAGTGCAGCCGGTCGGGAAGTTCGCGCTGCGCCGCCCGCCAGATCTGCTCCAGGAAGGCATGCACGGCTCGCGCTTCGTCGAGGCGCCCCAGGGCAATGCAGGCCAGACCGCAGCCGCAGGCGTACGGAACGTCCATCACGTCGCTCGGCGTGCCGTCGGCATCCAGGTCATTGATGAAGCCACCGGACTCCGGGTCCTGCAGCGTGAGGACAAAGTCGAGGCCGCGGCTGCTCAGGTCGAACTGTCGCGCCATGTGCGCGCCGTAGACCAGCGTGGCGTTGCGATAGGCATAGGCGTCGGTCAACACCCGGCGCCCGCCGTCGAAATCGCCCTCCGGGGTGAACATGTGCCCGCGAATCCAGCCACACAGCGCCGTGGCCGCGGCGGTTTCGCCGGCCACGGTGAAGGTCCACGGCACGCGGTAGAACCGGAAGCCATGCGACGGGTCGCCGATGGAGCCGTCGGGATGCATGTGCCCAAGCAGCCAATCCACGCCGCGTCGCTTGGCGCCCGCGTACGACGCCAAGCGAGCGCGCAGATCGATCGGCGAGGTGCTGGTCGTCACGGACTTGTGGCCCCTGTCACTCTCGGCGAACTCCGGCACCGTCCGTTCGTGGTGAGCTTGTCGAACCACGCACCTTCGGCGAGTTCGGAAGACGCCCTTCGACAGGCTCAGGGCGAACGGGATATTGACCGCACCACAACAATGATGCTGTACCAGTCATCGGCGGCCAGCTTATCCCCAGGCTCGGCGCGTCGACAGCGGATGCGCGGTCGCGCTACGGTCACAAACTCCTCAAGCTCGCAGCGGAAGCTGTCTGCGGATGTGCAAGGGAGCCGAATGACGCTGGCCATCGACGCCTTCTATGGCGGCCACGTGGAGATGCCGAACCCGGGATTTCGGGGGCCGCCGGCGCACACGCGGCGGATGAGCGACGCACACCTGGCCACGGTGTACGACGAGGCCTTGCGCTTCGCCGAGCTGATGGAGCGCACCAGCTACGACACCCTCTGGCTGGCCGAGCATCACTTTCAGCGCGAGGGCTACGGCTGCATCGGCAACGTGCCGCTGCTGAGCCTGTACCTGGCGCACCACACGAAGCGGCTCAAGTTCGGCGCGTTCTTCAACACGGTCACCGCCTGGCACCCGCTGCGGCTGGCCGAGGACTACGCCACCGTGGACGTGCTCACCGGCGGGCGGCTGCGCTTCGGCATCGGGCGCGGCTATGTCGCGCGCGAGGTCGAGACCCTCGGCGGACCCCTGCTCGACGACGCGGCCAACCGCGACCTGTTCGAAGAGCAGGTCGAGATCATGCTGAAGGCGTGGCACGAGCCGGAGTTCGCCCACGCGGGCCCGGCCTATCGCGTGCCCGCCGACGTGCCGCACATGTTCGACAACCTTGTTGACATAACGCTCGTGCCGCGGCCGGCGCACCTGCCGGTCGAAATCTGGCAGCCCATCACCAGCACCAAGCGGCGCGGCCTGGACTTCATGGCCCGGCATGGCATCAAGGGCGTGATCGCCGGCGGAACCGCGCCGGGCGGCCGCGCCGAGCAGGCGGCGGCGGTCTATCGCGACGCCCTGGCGCGGGCGGGGCGCGAGACGGAGCTTGGTGAGGGACTGGCGGTCGGATTCCAGATTCACCTCGCCGACAGCCGCGAGTCCGCCCTGCGCGAAGCGACCCCGTGGTGCGAGGAGCACCTCAAGGGGCTCGCGCCGTTGGGGCGGTATCCGCAGCTCAGCGAGGCCCAAATCCGGTCCACGGCCCAGGGCGAAGCGGCCTATGACGCGGGGCTGCCCACCATTCACGATCTGGATGCCGAGGGCACCTGGGTATGCGGGACACCCGAGCACGTACGCGACCATCTGAGCGGTTTGCTCGAACGCCTGCCCGGCCTGCGCCGCGTGTTCATACAGACCGGATCCCTGGGCGTGCCGCCGTTGGCCATGCGGGCCGACATCGAGTGGTTCGCGCAGGACGTGATGCCCGAGTTCGTCGCCGCATAGGGCCGACCGCTCCTCGGTCAGGCGCCGCTCACGAGATCCGCAGGCGATACCAGCGGATGTTGTAGACCTCGTCCTCTTCGCACCAGAAGGCCACGTAGACGTCGCCGTCCGGAAGTAACGCCAGGCTGGGAAAGCCAAATGGGAGGTCGACCAGTTCCTGCCCGCTGCTCGCCGTGGCGCCGGTCATGCTCGAGGATGCGCCCTCCCACAGGGGCGCTTCGGCCAGATTGACCCAGTCGTCGCCATCCAGCCGCGAGAGATTGGCCCAGAGGCCCGGCCGCTGGTCGTGGCGGTAGACGAACAGGATGCGGTCGTCGGGCAGCGCCAGCAGCTTGCCCGTCTGGCCGTGGATGCCGGTGGACCGTGGCTCGGAGAACGTCCGACCGTCGGCTGAGATGGCATACGGATTGGGCTCGGTGCCGCCGGTGGCGGAGTCGAAGGCCCAGGCGGTGGCCAGCAGCCGACCGTCGCTCAGCTGGCGCAGCGACACCTCCCACGAAAAGACGCCCCGGTGGGTCTCATCGATCAGCACAAGGTGTTCGGGCCAGGTCCGACCGCGGTCGTGGGACACGAACGCCAGCGCCAGGGCCCCGATCGGTTCCTCGCCGTCCCAGCCGCGCCAGGGGGCCATGGGCGCCAGCCAGCGGCCGTCGGCCAGCTCCACGATGTGGTGACACACCTCCCACGCCGGACTCCACACGGGAGGCTGGAGGATCTCGGGCGTGCTCCAGGTGTGGCCGCGGTCGGAGCTGGACACCGTGATGAGGTCCATGGGTGCGTGGCCAAGGTTCTCGCGATTGACGAGCTGACCGCCGTGAACGTCGCGGTAGGTGCGGCCGCCGATGCCGACCAGCGTGCCGTCGCGCAGCAGGCTCACGCGGATGCCGCCGGTCGTCGGTCGGGTGGTGGAGAGCTCGACCAGCAGCTCGGGCGTCGACCAGGTCACGCCGCCGTCGGACGAGCGGGCCTTGTAGGTCCGGTAGTCCAACGCTTCCACGCCCGAGGCGAGATCGAAGCTGGCGAACAGCTCGCCGTCGTCGAGCACGATGATTGAGGGATGCCAGGCGTGGATGGCGCGCCGCTCCGGCTCCGGATTGCGATAGACCAGGCCGGTGGCCAGCACGTCAATCATGGGCAAGCTCCGGCTGCCATAATCCGGGCTGACTCGCGGTCGAATCACCCGGCGCCCGATTCGAGATTGCCCGACGGTGCGCAGGGAGCATGCGATGCCTTCGGTCGAAGCCCTGGTGGATGCCCGCCGAAGCATAGAAGCCCGCTATCGCGCGCGCACGCCCGAATCGCGGGCGCTGCACGACCGAGCGCTGCAGTCGCTGCCGGGCGGCGAGTCGCGCACGGCGACTTGGTTTGCGCCCTACCCGACCTATATCGCTACCGGCCTGGGCTCGACCCTGACCGATGTTGACGGCAATGCGCTGGTGGACTTCACCTTCAACTCCACGTCGGTCATCCACGGCCACGCCCATCCCGAGATCGTGGCGGCCGTTCAGCGCCGCGTGGCCGAGGGCACCGCGTGGAACGCGCCCAACGCGGGCCAGGTCGAGTTGGCCGAGACCCTCTGTGCGCGGGTGCCGTCACTCGATCAGGTGCGCTTCTGCGCCTCCGGCACCGAGGCGAACATGCAGGCGATCAAGGCCGCGCGGGCGTTCACCGACCGCGACCTGATTATCAAAATGGACCTGGCCTACCACGGAACCTATGAGGGCGTGGAGATTCACCAAGGGGCGGACGGTTGGGGCGGACCAGGTGCGCCCGTGTCGCGGGGCGTGCCCAGCAATGCCCTGGACAATGTGCTGATCGCCCCCTTTGACGACGCGGAAATCGTGGAGTGGCTGCTCGAAACCCATCCCGGGCAGGTGGCCGCCATCGTGGTCAACCCGGCCCAGACCCAGGGCGGCCTGCGGGCGCCGTCGCCGGGCTATCTGAAGGCCCTGCGCGATGCCGCGGACGCGCACGGCACGCTGCTGGTGTTCGACGAAGTCATCACGCTGCGCTTGGCACGGGGCGGCGGCCAGGAGTTATTCGGCGTGCTGCCGGACCTCACGGCGATGGGCAAGATCATCGGCGGAGGGCTGCCCGTTGGCGGCTTCGGCGGTCGGGCGGAGGTGATGGAGATCTTTGCCGACCGGCAGCCGCCGGTGCTGCCGCACGCGGGCACCTTCAACGGCAACCCGGCCACCGTGGCCGCGGGTATCACGGCCATGCGAATGCTCGACGCGCCGGCGTTCGAGCTTCTGGCGGAGCTTGGCGAGGCGTTGGGGCGGGGGTTGGTCGAAGCCTCGCAACGGGCCGGCGTGGCGCTGGACGTGACGCAAATCGCATCGGTGATCGGTGTCGACGTTCCTCTGGCCGGCGCATCCGCCGGAGAGATCATGGAGCTGATCGTCCTCGAGCTGTTGAACCGCGGATTCAAGGCGGCATCGATGATGACCGTGTCCACGGCGACGGTCGCCGAAGAGATTCATGCGCTGACCGAAGCACTGACGGACGTCCTGCGACAGCTGCGTCCCGCCATCGCCGAGGCCGCGCCCGCGGCAGTGCTCACCACGTAGGCGCCGGAGGGCGATCCAGCGGTAGCGTTCATTACTTGACCGACGTGGCGACGGCCGTCACGATAGGTGGCTAGTCGAGCCGGTTTATGGTGCCCTGCCGCCGGTTTCGCGAATCGTCGTCTGCAGGAATAGGAGCCGCGTGCCGTGGCTGCCATCGCAACCAACGTTCGTCGCTTGCCGGGTCCGATTCAGGCCCTCATCGGGTCCCTCATTTTCGTTGCCCTGGCACTTCTGATTCTCCGGGTCGCTCTCGACCCGAACGAAGAAAGGATGCAGGCCAGCGCCGAGGCGGCGCGACCTCAGCGCGAGGCGGTCCAGGTCCGCACCCGGGCGCCGACGGATGCTTCGACGACCACCGAATCGACGGCGGCAACGGACGCCGCCGCGGACAGCGGCCTGCCGGGCGTTGGCGACACCCATATCACGACGGACGAACTGTCGGTCACGCTGCTTGCGGTAGAAGATTTGTCGGTGCTGCCGCAGCTGGTGGGCGACCCGGTCGATCCGCGCCGAGACTACTTCCGGATCGTCACCATTGAATTTGAGAACAACAGCTCCGACCCGACCACCGTGCAGAACACCAACATCTGGCTGGTGAAGGACGACGGCTCCCGCATCGTCGTCGATGCAAACTCCCTCGACAGGCTCATTTCCGCACCGCCGCTGGCTTACGAAAGCCGGCCGCTGTTTCTGGCGGAATCGGTGCCGGTGGACAAATCGATCGTGGTGTCGGTGTCGTTCGACGTCAGGGAGAGCGACACGGTCACCAAGCTCGACGTCGAAGGCCTTGAATTCGCGATGCCTGCGGTCAATCTCGATGCCGGCACGGCGGTGGCGGAGGCCGAGACCGAGGCCGAGACCACGGCTGCGGCCGACGCCACGCCGGATGCCGAAACACGCGACACCCGCGCCGGGAGTTCGCTGGACACCGCCGTGAACCGGGGGCGAGCGCGCATCGAGGCGGAGGAGCAAACGGCCGTGTCGCGCACCGGACTTCCCACAGTGGGCGACGCCCAGCTTGGCGGAGACGGGCTCGAGGTGACGCTCGTTTCGGTGCAGCGGTTCGAAGAGTTGACGCAAGTTCACGGCACGCCGTTCAGGCCCAAGAAGGGCTCGTTCCAACTCGTGACCATTACGTTCAACAACACCAACGACAGCGGCAACATCGTTGTCTCCAAGGCGAACATCTACCTGATCCAGCCGGACGGCAGCGAAATCGCTGTGGACTCGCCGGGTGTCAACGCGCTCATCGGTATGGCCACGACGGCGACGGAAGGTCGACCGCTGTTCCTGGTCGAGAGCGTGCCCAACGGGAAGTCGGCGACGGTCGCCGTGGTGTTTGATGTCGATCCAGGCTTGGTTGACCTGCTCATCGACATCGAGGGCTTCCAGTTCGAGGTTCCCAACCCTTAGGACTCGCCGCGTAGCCCACGGTAGGCCGAGGGCATGACCGAACCTTCGGGCGGGTCTGGATTTCCGCGCACCATCCGCACGCGGCGTCTCGCGCTCCGTCCGTTCCGGCTTTCGGACGTGAGCGCCGTGCTGGGGTATGAGTCGGACGCAACCTATGGGGAGTTTCTTGGCGTTCGGCAGCCATACCGGCGATCGGACGCCGAGCGCAGCGTCGCTTCGCGCATGCAGTGCGACTGGACGCGGTCGGCGATGTGGGCCGTGGACCTCGACGGCGAGGCCGTTGGGCACGTCGGCATGACGCTGTACCCCGGCCATGGGCGCATCGACCTCTATTACGGCCTCGCGCCGGCGCATTGGGGCAACGGGTATATGACGGAGGCCGTGCGCGCCGCCATCGACGCCGCCTTCACCGCGTTTCCGGACGTCAACCGCATTCAGGCCGATGCCAACCCCAAGAATCCGGCCTCGCTGCGCGTCATGGCAAAGGCCGGAATGACTCCCGAGGGCCTGCTGCGCCAATACGTCGTCATGCACGGCGTCGCCACCGACCAGGTCATGTGCAGCATCCTGCGCCGCGAGTGGGAGGCTTCGCGAAAGCCGTAGGAGTCCCGCCACGTCCGCGGAGAGTCGATAGTGCTTGCGGGCCTAGGCCGTGCCTGTCACCGCGAGATCCGGCCGCCGATTTGCTCCAGCACGCGCAGGGTGTCGGCCACCGCCCAGGTCTCCACGATGCGCCCGTCCACGACGCGCCGGATGGCGATCACCTCCCCGCTCACCGCCTCGCCCGTGGCCGGCATGCCGAGATAGGTCCCCAGGTGTGTCCCGCGCCAGGTGGCGTGCGTGATGACGAACTCGCCGTCTTCCAGCTGTCGCTCGATGGTCCAGCGCAGGTCCGGAAAGGCCTGCAAGCGGTCGCAATGCACGTCCTTGATCGCCGCGGGCGTCACGCTCTCGCCGGCGCGGTGCACCAGTCCCGACGGATCGTGCAACGCATCGAACACGTCCCAGTTCCGACCGTTGAACGCCTCGTCGGCCAGACGTTGCACGATTGCCGCATTGCGACCGGTCACCGGCTACTCGTCCTCGGGCATGAAGCCGGCGTTGATGAAGCCGCCATCGATCGTGATGGCGGTGCCGCTGATGTAGGTCGATCCGTCGCCGCACAGGAACACCGTGAGATCCGCAATCTCCTCCGGCACCGCCTCGCGCTTCATGGGGAAGCGTCGAATGCGCTGATCCCGCAGCTCCGGGCGGCGCCTGTAGATTTCCTGCACCATCGGTGTTCGCGTGACGCCGGGACAGATCGCGTTCACGTTGATGTCGTAGGGCGCCCACTCGATGGACAGCATTTGAGCCAGCGCAATCAACCCGGCCTTGGCCGGACTGTAGGCGCCGCGATCCGGCACGGGCACCATGGCGCCGACCGACGAGATCAGCACCACGCGTCCGCCCTCGCCCTGCCGAACGAGCTGGCGTCCGATGGCCTGGCAGAGCAGAAAGCCTCCGGTGAGATGCGTGTCCAGGACCGAGCGCCAGTCCTCCTCGGCCAGCTCGAGCAGCGGGGCAATGGCGGTGTTGCCGGCGCCGTGAACCAGGAAATCGCAGCGGCCGAAGTGGTCGACGACCTCGTCGACGGCCTGCTGAACCGAGGCGCTGGAGGCGGAATCGAGGTCCACGGGCAGGGCCCGCCCGCCGCCCTCGACGATCTCGTCGGTGAGCGCTTCGCTCCGGCCGCGGTCGATGTCGGCGATCGCCACGGCCGCGCCGTCGCGCACGAAGCGCCGGCAGATCGCCGCTCCCAGACCGCCCGCGCCACCGCTCACGAATGCCACCTTGCCCGTCATGGAGTTGCCCTTTCCCAGGTTGGCCGCGCGAGTCGCCGTATGGCGCGCGAACGGTCAGCCGGAACATCAAGAATCGCGTTCGCGCCGCAGCCTATCGCTAAGCGGCGCGCT encodes the following:
- a CDS encoding sialidase family protein, encoding MIDVLATGLVYRNPEPERRAIHAWHPSIIVLDDGELFASFDLASGVEALDYRTYKARSSDGGVTWSTPELLVELSTTRPTTGGIRVSLLRDGTLVGIGGRTYRDVHGGQLVNRENLGHAPMDLITVSSSDRGHTWSTPEILQPPVWSPAWEVCHHIVELADGRWLAPMAPWRGWDGEEPIGALALAFVSHDRGRTWPEHLVLIDETHRGVFSWEVSLRQLSDGRLLATAWAFDSATGGTEPNPYAISADGRTFSEPRSTGIHGQTGKLLALPDDRILFVYRHDQRPGLWANLSRLDGDDWVNLAEAPLWEGASSSMTGATASSGQELVDLPFGFPSLALLPDGDVYVAFWCEEDEVYNIRWYRLRIS
- a CDS encoding GNAT family protein, with translation MTEPSGGSGFPRTIRTRRLALRPFRLSDVSAVLGYESDATYGEFLGVRQPYRRSDAERSVASRMQCDWTRSAMWAVDLDGEAVGHVGMTLYPGHGRIDLYYGLAPAHWGNGYMTEAVRAAIDAAFTAFPDVNRIQADANPKNPASLRVMAKAGMTPEGLLRQYVVMHGVATDQVMCSILRREWEASRKP
- a CDS encoding alcohol dehydrogenase catalytic domain-containing protein, coding for MTVSRGAVLVAPHRIEPRDFPLPETGDDDGLLRVELAGICGSDIHHWDGHSAVIRNVPALLGHEIVGRIERVGADAAKRWQAAVGDRVIVEASFGCGRCEWCRRGSYQMCADEQGYGGRVSAAEPPHLWGAYGQFLYLPPRARVHRVSERITPEVGVVIGAVLANGIRWVQTLGNAGIGDTVVVFGPGPQGLACTIAAHAAGAGQIIVVGLLRDRARLELACEFGATDTLIASDSTFAEIAALTEGRLVDVAIDVTASPHAAGQAASVVRPLGTFVMAGSKGGAPVELPWDRLVAREVRVLGVNSHETQTVRAAVQLAESGRYPLDRMLTHRLPLAQAAQGIELVRSAMPADGVIKVALDPWA
- a CDS encoding ester cyclase, which produces MTGRNAAIVQRLADEAFNGRNWDVFDALHDPSGLVHRAGESVTPAAIKDVHCDRLQAFPDLRWTIERQLEDGEFVITHATWRGTHLGTYLGMPATGEAVSGEVIAIRRVVDGRIVETWAVADTLRVLEQIGGRISR
- a CDS encoding SDR family NAD(P)-dependent oxidoreductase, which produces MTGKVAFVSGGAGGLGAAICRRFVRDGAAVAIADIDRGRSEALTDEIVEGGGRALPVDLDSASSASVQQAVDEVVDHFGRCDFLVHGAGNTAIAPLLELAEEDWRSVLDTHLTGGFLLCQAIGRQLVRQGEGGRVVLISSVGAMVPVPDRGAYSPAKAGLIALAQMLSIEWAPYDINVNAICPGVTRTPMVQEIYRRRPELRDQRIRRFPMKREAVPEEIADLTVFLCGDGSTYISGTAITIDGGFINAGFMPEDE
- a CDS encoding LLM class flavin-dependent oxidoreductase, with the translated sequence MTLAIDAFYGGHVEMPNPGFRGPPAHTRRMSDAHLATVYDEALRFAELMERTSYDTLWLAEHHFQREGYGCIGNVPLLSLYLAHHTKRLKFGAFFNTVTAWHPLRLAEDYATVDVLTGGRLRFGIGRGYVAREVETLGGPLLDDAANRDLFEEQVEIMLKAWHEPEFAHAGPAYRVPADVPHMFDNLVDITLVPRPAHLPVEIWQPITSTKRRGLDFMARHGIKGVIAGGTAPGGRAEQAAAVYRDALARAGRETELGEGLAVGFQIHLADSRESALREATPWCEEHLKGLAPLGRYPQLSEAQIRSTAQGEAAYDAGLPTIHDLDAEGTWVCGTPEHVRDHLSGLLERLPGLRRVFIQTGSLGVPPLAMRADIEWFAQDVMPEFVAA
- a CDS encoding aminotransferase class V-fold PLP-dependent enzyme — protein: MAQEFERHTPHDPLPMPPPMDFPEDGAAESEVLGDVHARIAEDPFSVERNFGITYVGPPHPIAERVATLTRGTYFVEWARQMNPGAYAFEKEAIRMMASLLGRPEATGFITSGGTESNMSAMRLARNLGGKAEPEIVMPTSAHYSFRLGAELLGIKLIETPVDERMAPDMDAVKRAITPNTVGLICSAPEGNFGQLDPIPEFARLALEHDLYLHVDGAFGGFILPFMRELGHDLCDFDLSVPGVSSFMTDGHKLGQLPVATGFFLISDASLLEAVPLDWTFIHTLTATKPGDHAATAWAVMRHLGRAGYRAATARLLESVRIVVEGIEAIDELRLMVKPLISVINFTSDTVDMEQVFNELSRRGWGSTFGHMNGHARIRLSLHPYRDADHAHGFVQALGESVQAAR
- a CDS encoding aminotransferase class III-fold pyridoxal phosphate-dependent enzyme → MPSVEALVDARRSIEARYRARTPESRALHDRALQSLPGGESRTATWFAPYPTYIATGLGSTLTDVDGNALVDFTFNSTSVIHGHAHPEIVAAVQRRVAEGTAWNAPNAGQVELAETLCARVPSLDQVRFCASGTEANMQAIKAARAFTDRDLIIKMDLAYHGTYEGVEIHQGADGWGGPGAPVSRGVPSNALDNVLIAPFDDAEIVEWLLETHPGQVAAIVVNPAQTQGGLRAPSPGYLKALRDAADAHGTLLVFDEVITLRLARGGGQELFGVLPDLTAMGKIIGGGLPVGGFGGRAEVMEIFADRQPPVLPHAGTFNGNPATVAAGITAMRMLDAPAFELLAELGEALGRGLVEASQRAGVALDVTQIASVIGVDVPLAGASAGEIMELIVLELLNRGFKAASMMTVSTATVAEEIHALTEALTDVLRQLRPAIAEAAPAAVLTT